In Actinoplanes sp. NBC_00393, a single genomic region encodes these proteins:
- a CDS encoding ABC transporter ATP-binding protein yields MSHPVLTVENFSVDYLVSPVVHAVKNVSFELKRGEVLGLAGESGCGKSTLAYGIVRLLKPPAMISSGHAVFHSREGYDIDWGDLSPEDLRAARWDKISMVFQGAMNSLNPVISIRDQFEDIFETHRPELSRRDRRQRCGDLLERVGVDRARLNAYPHELSGGMRQRVMIAMAMALEPQIMIMDEPTTALDVVVQREILREITRLRDELGFAVIFITHDLPLLLEISDRIAVMRSGEIVELGDAVDLYTNPKHEYTRQLLASFPSLTGDRGSFVRGAMDDRLLALDAVSVTSGTSGTSVTSGTSVASVAEEAS; encoded by the coding sequence GTGAGCCACCCTGTGCTGACTGTCGAGAACTTCAGCGTCGACTACCTGGTCAGCCCGGTGGTGCACGCCGTCAAGAACGTATCGTTCGAGCTCAAGCGCGGTGAGGTGCTCGGCCTGGCCGGAGAGAGCGGCTGCGGTAAGAGCACGCTGGCGTACGGAATCGTCCGCCTGCTCAAGCCGCCCGCGATGATCTCCAGCGGGCACGCGGTGTTCCACTCCCGCGAGGGCTACGACATCGACTGGGGAGACCTGTCGCCGGAGGACCTGCGGGCCGCCCGCTGGGACAAGATCTCCATGGTCTTCCAGGGCGCGATGAACTCGCTCAACCCGGTGATCTCGATCCGCGACCAGTTCGAGGACATCTTCGAGACCCACCGGCCGGAGCTGTCCCGGCGCGATCGCCGGCAGCGCTGCGGTGACCTGCTGGAACGTGTCGGGGTGGACCGGGCGCGGCTCAACGCCTACCCGCACGAGCTGTCCGGCGGCATGCGGCAGCGCGTCATGATCGCGATGGCGATGGCCCTCGAGCCGCAGATCATGATCATGGACGAGCCGACCACCGCTTTGGATGTCGTCGTGCAGCGGGAGATTCTGCGGGAGATCACCCGGCTGCGGGACGAACTCGGCTTCGCGGTCATCTTCATCACCCATGACCTGCCGCTGCTGCTGGAGATCAGCGATCGGATCGCGGTGATGCGGTCGGGCGAGATCGTCGAGTTGGGGGATGCCGTGGACCTTTACACCAACCCGAAGCACGAGTACACCCGGCAGTTGCTGGCGTCGTTCCCCAGCCTCACCGGGGATCGTGGCTCGTTCGTCCGCGGGGCGATGGACGACCGGCTGCTCGCCCTGGACGCGGTCTCCGTCACCTCCGGCACCTCCGGCACCTCCGTCACCTCCGGCACCTCTGTCGCCTCCGTCGCCGAGGAGGCGTCATGA
- a CDS encoding ABC transporter permease, which translates to MTLATQAAEAVSADTPVPGRRRRIALPPMTGKLLAGLIIGGAIVLFGLIGPLLVQDPSTVSDIGLAGPSSEHLLGTTQTGQDVLAQLAYATRGSLLVGLIVGVLTLILSSFFGIVGAYAGGWVDESFSLFTNIMLVIPGLPVVIVISAYVPDKSILLVSVVLAITSWAGSARVLRGSTLSLRSRDYVLACRVAGEKRWRILFVEILPNLVPLLASQVVFAVIFAILGEAGLSYLGLGASGSFTWGTMLYYAQNGLALRLGAWWWFVPPGLMLALFGAALSLINFSIDEIINPKLRNQTRAARRGWRMSREQLRKAKESTL; encoded by the coding sequence ATGACTCTGGCAACCCAGGCCGCCGAAGCGGTGTCGGCGGACACCCCGGTCCCAGGCCGCAGACGCCGCATCGCACTGCCGCCGATGACCGGCAAGCTTCTCGCCGGCCTGATCATCGGCGGGGCCATCGTGCTCTTCGGACTGATCGGGCCGCTGTTGGTCCAGGACCCCTCGACGGTGAGCGACATCGGCCTGGCCGGGCCCAGCAGCGAACACCTGCTCGGTACGACCCAGACCGGACAGGACGTTCTGGCGCAGCTGGCGTACGCGACCCGCGGCTCCCTGCTCGTCGGCCTGATCGTCGGCGTGCTGACCCTGATCCTGTCCAGTTTCTTCGGCATCGTCGGCGCCTACGCCGGCGGCTGGGTCGACGAGTCGTTCTCGCTGTTCACCAACATCATGCTGGTCATCCCCGGCCTGCCCGTGGTGATCGTGATCAGCGCGTACGTCCCCGACAAGAGCATCCTGCTCGTCTCGGTGGTGCTGGCCATCACCAGCTGGGCCGGCTCGGCCCGGGTGCTGCGCGGCTCCACCCTGAGCCTGCGCAGCCGCGACTACGTGCTGGCCTGCCGGGTCGCGGGGGAGAAGCGCTGGCGGATCCTGTTCGTCGAGATCCTGCCCAACCTGGTGCCGCTGCTCGCCTCCCAGGTGGTCTTCGCGGTCATCTTCGCGATCCTCGGCGAGGCCGGCCTGTCCTACCTCGGCCTCGGCGCCAGCGGCTCGTTCACCTGGGGCACCATGCTTTACTACGCGCAGAACGGCCTGGCCCTGCGGCTCGGCGCCTGGTGGTGGTTCGTGCCGCCGGGCCTGATGCTGGCCCTGTTCGGCGCCGCCCTGTCGCTGATCAACTTCTCGATCGACGAGATCATCAACCCGAAGCTGCGCAACCAGACCCGGGCCGCCCGTCGCGGCTGGCGGATGTCTCGCGAGCAGCTGCGCAAGGCCAAGGAGTCGACGCTGTGA
- a CDS encoding ABC transporter permease, with translation MYLLRKVGFYLAALWAALTVNFFIPRLMPGDPVEIMISKLGQKGPVSPETRASIEAMLGTDSSQPLWGQYLDYLSGLATGDLGVSVTFFPASVIDIIGQTLPWTIGLIGLATIISFLAGVGLGTLAGWKRGSWLDNLIPVTTMFQSVPYFWLALILLFLFGSIWPLFPLNGGYDVYNVTPGWNAAFIGSVIYYGTLPALTIIISSVGGWMLGMRNMMVSTLSEDYMVTAEAKGLRSGRIMRRYAARNAVLPSISGFAISLGFVVAGSIVTEAVFSYPGIGSALLQAVGGNDYALMQGIFLIITLSVLGANLLVDLLYSVIDPRTRARS, from the coding sequence ATGTACCTGCTCCGGAAGGTCGGGTTCTACCTGGCCGCCCTCTGGGCCGCGCTCACGGTCAACTTCTTCATCCCGCGACTCATGCCGGGCGACCCGGTCGAGATCATGATCTCGAAACTCGGCCAGAAGGGGCCGGTCAGCCCGGAAACCCGGGCGTCGATCGAGGCGATGCTCGGCACCGACTCCAGCCAGCCGCTCTGGGGCCAGTACCTGGACTACCTGTCCGGGCTGGCCACCGGGGACCTGGGTGTGTCGGTGACGTTCTTCCCCGCCTCGGTCATCGACATCATCGGGCAGACGCTGCCCTGGACCATCGGCCTGATCGGACTGGCCACGATCATCTCGTTCCTGGCCGGCGTGGGTCTCGGCACCCTCGCCGGCTGGAAACGGGGCTCCTGGCTGGACAACCTCATCCCGGTCACGACGATGTTCCAGTCGGTGCCGTACTTCTGGCTCGCTCTGATCCTGCTCTTCCTGTTCGGCAGCATCTGGCCGCTGTTCCCGCTCAACGGTGGGTACGACGTCTACAACGTCACGCCCGGCTGGAACGCCGCGTTCATCGGCTCGGTCATCTACTACGGCACGCTGCCCGCGCTGACCATCATCATCAGCTCGGTCGGCGGCTGGATGCTCGGCATGCGCAACATGATGGTCTCCACGCTCTCCGAGGACTACATGGTCACCGCGGAGGCGAAGGGCCTGCGCAGCGGCCGGATCATGCGGCGGTACGCAGCCCGCAACGCCGTCCTGCCGTCCATCTCCGGCTTCGCCATCTCGCTCGGCTTCGTGGTCGCCGGCTCGATCGTCACCGAGGCGGTCTTCTCCTACCCGGGCATCGGTTCGGCGCTGCTGCAGGCCGTCGGCGGCAACGACTACGCCCTCATGCAGGGCATCTTCCTGATCATCACGCTGTCGGTACTGGGCGCGAACCTGCTGGTCGACCTCCTGTACTCGGTCATCGACCCGCGCACCCGGGCGCGGAGCTGA
- a CDS encoding ABC transporter substrate-binding protein produces MYDLFKGRRRAIAVAAAVALALTGCSDSSGDNKSGTNGANSTVTVFNGATGTIVENWNPFSPTFLQPTQGLIYEPLYYFNFASEAEPAPMLATGHSWSPDGKQLTITTREGVKWSDGQPFTAKDVAFTFDLINKTKSINATGLKLTSVEAKDDKTVVLTFPVTSYTEEASIVGNTAIIPEHIWGKIDDPAKTINQNPVGTGPYKLKQFTAQSYVMEKNPGYWQPDKPQIQNVRYISLATADAASAALTAGQVDWMSSFLPGLDQLIASNKNLTYVNTPAMTTSIFTCANADLGCTGPQTDVAVRQAIYHALNRDQLNKLAGGGFAKTASPTMLPPERDKKWIADPANLTIPGAPDVAKANQILDAAGWVKGSDGIRAKGGEKLSLTIQTVTGWSDYISLNDAMSQQLKEVGIELKPSQLSWNEWNNNQVQGKYQLSLDSIGLGASTNPFATYSLKYVTKTTAKVGEAAGTSGNYSRYSNATVDKAIEAASATNDENAQKAEYAKIQTEIVRDLPYIPIYLNSMLTEFSTANATGWPTDDNKFALPATWKAWDNGIVLSNLKPAAK; encoded by the coding sequence ATGTATGACCTCTTCAAAGGCCGTCGCCGGGCCATCGCGGTGGCCGCCGCGGTCGCGCTCGCGCTGACCGGCTGTTCCGACTCTTCCGGTGATAACAAATCAGGCACGAACGGTGCGAACAGCACGGTAACCGTCTTCAACGGTGCGACCGGCACGATCGTCGAGAACTGGAACCCGTTCAGCCCGACGTTCCTGCAGCCCACCCAGGGGCTCATCTACGAGCCGCTCTACTACTTCAACTTCGCCAGTGAGGCGGAGCCGGCGCCGATGCTCGCCACCGGCCACTCCTGGAGCCCGGACGGCAAGCAGCTGACGATCACCACCCGCGAAGGCGTGAAGTGGTCCGACGGCCAGCCGTTCACCGCCAAGGACGTCGCCTTCACCTTCGACCTGATCAACAAGACGAAGTCGATCAACGCGACCGGTCTGAAGCTGACCTCGGTCGAGGCCAAAGACGACAAGACCGTGGTCCTGACCTTCCCGGTCACCTCGTACACCGAGGAAGCGTCCATCGTCGGCAACACCGCGATCATCCCGGAGCACATCTGGGGCAAGATCGACGACCCGGCGAAGACGATCAACCAGAACCCGGTCGGCACCGGTCCGTACAAGCTCAAGCAGTTCACCGCGCAGAGCTACGTGATGGAGAAGAACCCGGGCTACTGGCAGCCGGACAAGCCGCAGATCCAGAACGTCCGGTACATCTCCCTGGCCACCGCCGACGCCGCCAGCGCCGCGCTGACCGCCGGTCAGGTCGACTGGATGAGCTCCTTCCTGCCCGGCCTCGACCAGCTGATCGCCAGCAACAAGAACCTGACGTACGTCAACACCCCGGCGATGACCACGTCGATCTTCACCTGCGCCAACGCCGACCTCGGCTGCACCGGCCCGCAGACCGACGTCGCCGTGCGCCAGGCCATCTACCACGCGCTCAACCGCGACCAGCTCAACAAGCTGGCCGGTGGCGGCTTCGCGAAGACTGCCTCCCCGACGATGCTGCCGCCCGAGCGGGACAAGAAGTGGATCGCCGACCCGGCGAACCTCACCATCCCGGGCGCCCCGGACGTGGCCAAGGCGAACCAGATCCTGGACGCGGCCGGCTGGGTCAAGGGCAGCGACGGCATCCGGGCCAAGGGCGGCGAGAAGCTGTCCCTGACCATCCAGACCGTCACCGGCTGGAGTGACTACATCTCGCTCAACGACGCGATGTCGCAGCAGCTCAAAGAGGTCGGCATCGAGCTCAAGCCGAGCCAGTTGTCCTGGAACGAGTGGAACAACAACCAGGTGCAGGGCAAGTACCAGCTGTCGCTGGACTCGATCGGCCTGGGCGCGTCCACCAACCCGTTCGCGACCTACAGCCTGAAGTACGTCACCAAGACCACCGCCAAGGTCGGTGAGGCGGCCGGCACCAGCGGCAACTACTCCCGCTACAGCAACGCGACGGTGGACAAGGCCATCGAGGCGGCGTCGGCCACCAACGACGAGAACGCGCAGAAGGCCGAGTACGCCAAGATCCAGACCGAGATCGTCCGGGACCTGCCGTACATCCCGATCTACCTCAACTCGATGCTCACCGAGTTCAGCACCGCCAACGCCACCGGCTGGCCCACCGACGACAACAAGTTCGCGCTGCCCGCGACCTGGAAGGCGTGGGACAACGGCATCGTGCTGTCGAACCTGAAGCCGGCGGCGAAGTAA
- a CDS encoding SGNH/GDSL hydrolase family protein, translating to MPDQSKPITVLCTGDSITDCGRREDPDHLGYGYVRRLTVPGARIVNTGIGGDLSADLAARWDRDVLAHSPDVLSVLIGINDVWRRYDGAGQVTTAAEFAANLRGSLSRLQPGVRLILIEPFVLPVTEEQQRWEAEDLGEKRATVRELATEFGAAFLPAQQILTAAAAREGAAAIAADGVHPTDRGHELLAQALDPLVNSF from the coding sequence ATGCCTGATCAATCGAAGCCGATCACGGTGCTCTGCACCGGCGACAGCATCACCGACTGCGGTCGCCGGGAAGATCCGGACCATCTCGGGTACGGCTACGTGCGCCGCCTGACCGTGCCCGGAGCCCGGATCGTCAACACCGGGATCGGCGGGGATCTCTCCGCCGACCTGGCCGCCCGCTGGGACCGCGACGTCCTGGCGCACTCCCCCGACGTGCTGTCGGTGCTGATCGGGATCAACGACGTGTGGCGGCGCTACGACGGCGCCGGGCAGGTCACCACCGCCGCGGAGTTCGCCGCCAATCTCCGCGGTTCACTCAGCCGACTGCAGCCCGGAGTGAGGCTGATTCTCATCGAGCCGTTCGTGCTGCCGGTGACCGAGGAGCAGCAGCGCTGGGAGGCCGAGGATCTGGGCGAGAAGCGAGCGACGGTACGCGAGCTGGCCACCGAGTTCGGTGCGGCGTTCCTGCCGGCGCAGCAGATCCTGACCGCGGCCGCGGCTCGCGAAGGCGCCGCCGCGATCGCCGCCGACGGGGTGCACCCCACCGATCGCGGGCACGAGTTGCTGGCCCAGGCTCTTGACCCCTTAGTTAACTCATTTTAG
- a CDS encoding cellulase family glycosylhydrolase, with protein MKSKWWGGLAAVLTAGAAALTMAQPAQAAAGFTVSGTRILDANGNTFVMRGVNHAHTWYQDRTPQALADIKALGANTVRVVLGSGQRWGPDSAANVSTVISQCKANRLICVLEVHDTTGYGEQSGAATLAQAVDYWISIKSALDGQENFVILNIGNEPYGNGSTASNWTADTKSAITRLRSAGFQHQIMVDAPNWGQDWQFIMRDNAASVFAADPQKNTVFSIHMYGVFDTAAEITDYLGRFQTANLPIVVGEFGFDHSDGNPDEDTIFATAQQRGIGYLGWSWSGNGGGVEYLDMVTGFNAAQLTTWGQRIFNGANGIKATSREATVFGGTSSPSPSSSASPSNPSSPSPSPSNPSSPSPSPSNPGTGGCTATYTVNNSWPGGFQGTVTVKAGAAAINGWTVTWTWPNGQRFTNSWNASVTSSGETVTARNAAYNGKLAAGGEASFGFTASRGTTNNAPSPIACAAS; from the coding sequence ATGAAATCGAAATGGTGGGGCGGCCTCGCGGCCGTCCTGACCGCCGGCGCCGCGGCGCTCACGATGGCTCAGCCGGCTCAGGCTGCCGCAGGTTTCACCGTCTCCGGCACCCGCATCCTCGACGCCAACGGCAACACCTTCGTGATGCGCGGGGTCAACCACGCGCACACCTGGTACCAGGACCGCACTCCCCAGGCCCTCGCCGACATCAAGGCGCTCGGCGCCAACACCGTCCGGGTCGTGCTCGGCAGCGGGCAGCGCTGGGGACCGGACAGCGCCGCCAACGTCTCCACCGTGATCAGCCAGTGCAAGGCGAACCGGTTGATCTGCGTCCTCGAGGTCCACGACACCACCGGGTACGGCGAGCAGTCCGGCGCCGCGACCCTGGCGCAGGCCGTCGACTACTGGATCTCGATCAAGAGCGCGCTCGACGGCCAGGAGAACTTCGTCATCCTGAACATCGGCAACGAGCCGTACGGCAACGGCTCGACCGCGTCGAACTGGACCGCCGACACCAAGTCGGCGATCACCCGGCTGCGTTCCGCCGGCTTCCAGCACCAGATCATGGTGGACGCGCCGAACTGGGGCCAGGACTGGCAGTTCATCATGCGCGACAACGCCGCCTCGGTGTTCGCCGCCGACCCGCAGAAGAACACCGTCTTCTCGATCCACATGTACGGCGTGTTCGACACCGCCGCGGAGATCACCGACTACCTGGGCCGGTTCCAGACCGCGAACCTGCCGATCGTGGTCGGCGAGTTCGGTTTCGACCACTCCGACGGCAACCCCGACGAGGACACCATCTTCGCCACCGCGCAGCAGCGCGGCATCGGGTACCTCGGCTGGTCGTGGTCGGGCAACGGTGGCGGCGTCGAGTACCTCGACATGGTCACCGGCTTCAACGCGGCGCAGCTGACCACCTGGGGCCAGCGGATCTTCAACGGCGCCAACGGCATCAAGGCGACCTCGCGGGAGGCGACGGTCTTCGGCGGCACGTCCTCGCCGTCGCCCTCGTCTTCGGCGTCGCCCAGCAACCCGTCCTCACCGTCTCCGTCGCCCAGCAACCCGTCCTCACCGTCTCCGTCGCCCAGCAACCCGGGCACCGGCGGGTGCACCGCGACCTACACGGTGAACAACTCGTGGCCGGGCGGCTTCCAGGGCACCGTGACCGTGAAGGCCGGCGCGGCCGCGATCAACGGCTGGACCGTCACCTGGACCTGGCCCAACGGCCAGCGCTTCACCAACAGCTGGAACGCCAGTGTGACCAGCTCGGGTGAGACGGTCACCGCCCGCAACGCCGCCTACAACGGCAAGCTCGCCGCGGGTGGCGAGGCCAGCTTCGGGTTCACCGCCTCCCGGGGAACCACCAACAACGCTCCGTCGCCGATCGCCTGCGCCGCGAGCTGA
- a CDS encoding TetR/AcrR family transcriptional regulator, whose product MIDRPSGLRERKKQQTREHISHQATRLFLERGFDNVTIAEVAAAAQVAKMTVTNYFPRKEDLALDLQGPFIHGPADAVRDRLPGESALAALRRSLLGALAAHDPVIGFSGPGFARMITASPALTARLREFHDERERSLAEALAEITGRSAGDLRPRVAAAQMGGVLRLLFEETLRRTLDSRPDHEIAEAVTALAGEAFALLEPGLADYAVR is encoded by the coding sequence GTGATCGACCGACCGTCCGGGCTGCGGGAGCGCAAGAAGCAGCAGACCCGCGAGCACATCTCCCACCAGGCCACCCGCTTGTTCTTGGAGCGCGGCTTCGACAACGTGACGATCGCCGAGGTGGCGGCGGCCGCGCAGGTCGCCAAGATGACGGTCACCAACTACTTCCCGCGCAAGGAGGATCTTGCGCTCGATCTGCAGGGCCCGTTCATCCACGGGCCGGCCGACGCGGTCCGCGACCGGCTGCCCGGCGAGTCCGCCCTGGCTGCGCTGCGCCGCTCGCTGCTGGGCGCTCTCGCCGCGCACGATCCGGTGATCGGTTTCTCCGGCCCGGGGTTCGCCCGCATGATCACCGCGAGTCCGGCGCTGACGGCCCGGCTGCGCGAGTTCCACGACGAACGGGAACGGTCGCTGGCAGAGGCTCTGGCAGAGATCACCGGGAGGTCCGCCGGAGACCTCCGGCCGCGCGTCGCGGCCGCCCAGATGGGCGGCGTCCTGCGCCTGCTTTTTGAGGAAACCCTGCGGCGTACGCTCGACAGCCGCCCCGATCACGAGATCGCGGAGGCGGTGACCGCCCTGGCCGGGGAGGCTTTCGCCCTGCTGGAGCCGGGTCTGGCCGACTACGCCGTCCGGTGA
- a CDS encoding Vgb family protein, translating into MTVEEFSVDRGPYALTTGPDGALWFTLVHSGRIGRLMPGQEPVTYPVSPQSGPTIITAGPDGALWFTEYQGHRIGRITVDGEVTEFELPTPECGPFGITAGPDGALWFTMTAADRVGRITTDGKVTEFDLPVSGAFASAITAGGDGGLWFALNQGNAIGRIGTDGAIAVHPLPTEGAAPVGIAAGPDGAVWFVEIGAGQIGRITPDGAIEEFPLPNRAARPHAVVVDGDGTPWFTEWGANRVARIAADGTVTGYDLPTPKSEPHGIAVGPDGALWTALEFGALARITR; encoded by the coding sequence GTGACAGTTGAAGAGTTCTCCGTAGACCGCGGTCCCTACGCGCTGACCACCGGACCTGACGGCGCTCTCTGGTTCACCCTCGTGCACAGCGGGCGGATCGGCCGGCTGATGCCCGGTCAGGAGCCGGTCACCTATCCCGTCAGTCCGCAGAGCGGGCCGACGATCATCACCGCGGGGCCGGACGGCGCTCTGTGGTTCACCGAATATCAGGGGCATCGCATCGGGCGGATCACCGTCGACGGCGAGGTCACCGAGTTCGAGCTGCCCACCCCGGAGTGCGGGCCGTTCGGGATCACCGCGGGGCCGGACGGTGCCCTGTGGTTCACGATGACCGCCGCCGACCGGGTCGGGCGGATCACCACCGACGGCAAGGTCACCGAGTTCGACCTGCCGGTGAGCGGCGCGTTCGCGTCGGCGATCACGGCCGGCGGGGACGGCGGCCTGTGGTTCGCCCTCAACCAGGGCAACGCGATCGGCCGGATCGGGACCGACGGGGCCATCGCCGTGCATCCGCTGCCGACCGAGGGCGCCGCGCCGGTCGGGATCGCCGCCGGGCCGGACGGCGCCGTGTGGTTCGTGGAGATCGGGGCCGGCCAGATCGGGCGAATCACGCCGGACGGCGCGATCGAGGAGTTTCCGCTGCCCAACCGGGCGGCGCGCCCGCACGCCGTCGTGGTCGACGGCGACGGGACGCCGTGGTTCACCGAGTGGGGCGCCAACCGGGTCGCCCGGATCGCGGCGGACGGCACGGTGACCGGCTACGACCTGCCGACGCCGAAATCCGAGCCGCACGGGATCGCGGTGGGCCCGGACGGGGCGTTGTGGACCGCTCTGGAGTTCGGCGCGCTGGCCCGGATCACCCGCTGA